In Streptomyces sp. HUAS ZL42, the DNA window AGGTCCAGGAGGCGGGCGACCTCCGCCTCCTGGTCGTCGGGGCGGAAGTCGAGGTGCAGCCGGTTCTTGACGGCCTTGCCCTCCGGCACCGGAACGAAGATCATCCCGGGCAGCCGGTCCTTCTCCGGCCGGATCTCGTACTCGTCCGACGCGTCGTTCAGGACCACCCAGCCGAGCGCCTCGGCCCACCAGCGCCCGAGGGCCCTCGGGTCGGCCGCGTCGACTACGACTTGCTCCCATTGCAAGGCCATGTCGGCAGCGTAGTGAAGACTGGGCCACGTGACCGAGATAGAGGGAGGCAACCGGATGACGCGCCCGATCACGGCGGGGGTCGACGGAACGGACGAGAGCGTGGCCGCACTGGCCTGGGCGGCCCGGGAGGCGGTCCGCCGAGGGCTGGCGTTGCGTGTGGTGCACGCCTGGCGGTTCCAGCCGGACGTGGCGGACCGGGACACACAGGCGCAGTGGGTGCGGGACGGGGTGGCCGAGACCGTCGGGGCGGTCATCGGGCGGCACCGCGAACTGGAGGTGATCACCGACGTCCTGGAGGGGACGGTCGTCGACACCCTGGTCGCCGCCGCGTCCGACGCCGAGATGCTCGTCATCGGTTCACGCGGCCATGGAGCGGTCGTCGGTTTCCTGCTCGGGTCGGTCGGCCAGCAGGTGATCGCCGAGGCCGACCGGCCGGTCGTGCTGGTCCGGGCCGGGGACGAGCCGTCGGCCGAGGCGGCCGGCCGGGAGATCGTCGTGGGCCAGCAGGGCGGTCCCGACGACAGCGTCGCCACGCTGCGGTTCGCGTTCGAGACGGCTGCCGCGCGGGGCGCCACCGTGCGCGCCGTACGGGCCTGGACGCTGCCGCCGGTGTTCGCCTACAGCCCCGGCTCGCTGAGACTCCTCGACGACGCCGGTGGCCTGGAGCCGTACGAGAAGAAGGCGCTCGCCACGGCCCTGCAGCCGTGGCGGGACCGCTTCCCGGACGTGCCGGTCGTCGAACACGTCGAGATGGGCAGCGCCGGCCAGGTGCTGCTGTCGGTGGCGGAACGGGCCCAGTTGATGGTGGTCGGCCGCCGCGCCCACCGCACCGCCGTGGGCGCCCGTATCGGCTCGGTCGCGCACGGGGTCCTGCACCACGCGAGCTGCCCGGTCGCCGTCGTCCCGCACGACTGAGTCACTCCGGGGTCGTGGGCTCCAGCGTCTCCCGGGCCTTGGGCAGGATGTTCCTGATGTAGTCGTCGACGGCCGTGTCGAGCCCTATGTCGTGCTGCGCCCGCTCCGACAGGTACCAGCGGTGTTCCAGGAGCTCGTGGTAGATCTCCGCGGAGTCCATCTGGCCGCGCAGCTCCAGCGGCACTTCCCGCACGGTGGGCCGGAACACGTCCCGCACCCAGCGGTGGGCCAGCACCTCCGGGCGGGCGGCGAGGGGGTCGCCCGGGGCGTAGTCGTCCTGGGTGGCCATCCAGCTCTCCAGGTCGTTCAGCAGCCGCCGGGCCTGGTTCTCCTCGGTGTCCAGGCCGGTGAGCCGCAGCAACTGCCGCTGGTGGTGCCCGGCGTCGACGACCTTCGGCACGAAGGTGACCGTGTCGCCGTTGGAAGAGTGCTCGATCTGCATCTCGGCCACGTCGAAACCGAGGTCGTTCAGCCGCCGTATCCGGCGCTCGATGTAGTGGTACTTGCCCGCCGGGTACACCGAGGTACGGGTCAGCTCCTGCCACAGGTCGCGGTAGCGCGCGCAGATCTCCATGCCGAAGTCGATCGGGTCCACGGAGGGGTGCAGCGCCCCGGAGGCCTCCAGGTCGAGGAGCTCGCCGCTGATGTTCACGCGGGCCAGATCGAGGTCGTACTCACGCTGCCCGGTGCTGAGCTGAGGATGCAGATCGCCGGTCTCCGCGTCCACGAGATACGCGGCATACGCTCCCGCGTCACGCCGGAACAGCGTGTTCGACAACGAGCAGTCGCCCCAGGCGAACCCGGCGAGATGGAGGCGGACCAGCAGCACGGCGAGCGCGTCCATCAGCCGGTGCATGGTCGCCGGGCGCATGGTCGTCTCGAACATCGACCGGTACGGCATCGACCCGCCCAGGTGCCGGGTGACCAGCACCGACTCCAGCGGGTCACCGTTGTCGTCGGTCCGGCCGGTGACCACGGCCAGCGGGTCCACCGCCGGGATGCCGATCCGGTCCAGGTCGCGCAGCAACTCGTACTCGCGCAGCGCGGGCCGCTCGGCCAGCTCCTTGACGGCGATGACCTCCTCGCCGGCACGCGCGTAACGCACCACGTGCCGGGAGATGCCGCGCGGCAGCGGCACGAGGTACTCCTCGGGCCACTCCTCCAGGGGCAGCTGCCACGGCAGCTCGAGCAGGAGTGCCGGATGCTCCGGGTTGGTGGCGTTGATCTGCAGAGCCATGGCCCGACCCTAAACTGCCCGCTCGCGGGCATGCTGCGCCGCGGCCCGGACGGACCCGCGGTGCACCGGCCCGTGCCCGGGCAGGAGCAGGTCGCCCGCCAGGCCCTCGAGCACGTCCAGAGAGGCCACGGCTCGGCCGCGCTCGTGGTGGAACATGTCCGGCAGCAGTTGCGGACCCTTCACACGGGAGGTGGGGTGCCCGCTCACCAGGGCGTCGCCCGAGATCACGATGCCCGCCTCCGGGAGGTGGAAGGCGCAGTGGCCCAGGGTGTGGCCGGGGGTGTGCACGGGCACGGGCCGGCCCGGGAGATCGAGGGCCGCCGCCGCGGGGAACGGTTCGGGTGCGGCGACCGGGACCTTCGCGGTGCCGCCGGAGCGGATCGCGTGCACGGCCCACGGCAGGACACCCGGCCGCCAGCCGTTCTTCAGCACCGTCCCGACGGACACCTGGTGCAGGAACTCCCGGCGCGCGTGCGGCACTTCGGCCTCGTGGAGGTAGACCGGCGTGCCGTACGTGGCGCGCAGGTACTCGGCGGAGCCCAGGTGGTCGTTGTGGGCGTGCGTGATCAGCACCGCGGCGACCGCCTCCGGCGCACTCCCCACCTGCGACAGCGACGCCAGGACCAGCTCCCGGTCCCCTGGGTAGCCGGTGTCGACCAGCGTGACGGCGTCGCCTTCGGTGAGGATCACCCAGTTGGTGTTGCTGCCGTGCACCAGGTAGGTGCCGTCGGCGACTTGCTGCACATCTGCCCGCATCATCGTCCCGCGTGGTGAGGTCCGTGCCCGACGGAGGACAGCAAAGCAGATCACGAAGGAGGCACGCCCGGCGGGTCGGGGCGCATTCCGAACAGGAACCGTGTGGCCCGTGTCCTGCGGATCGCGCACTCGTACACCACGAGGATCACCGCGAGCGAACAGGCCACGATCACCGCGTACTTGACGGCGATGGGGGCTGACCAGCCGACCACGCCGTACGCGAAGGCGACCACGACCGGCTGGTGCAGCACGTACAACGGCAGCGCGGCGACGGCGAGATACGCAAGCAGACGTCCACCCTGGCTGCCCGCCGGCCGGTCACGCCGGTCGAGCAGCCCGAGGATCGCGACCACCCAGCACCAGCCCGCCGCGCCGAACACCGCCCGGGTGACCAGCGCCAAGGGGTTCCGGTCGGTGAACGGATCGTCCAGGCCCAGGAACCCGGGCGCGGCCCCGGCGAACAGCACGAGCCCGAGCACCCCGACCGGCACGGCGAGCCGGCGCATCGCGGCGCGGATCCGCTCGTCGCCGGCGAGTGCGTGGCCGTAGAGGAAGAACAGCAGGTACGCCCAGCGGTTCCAGCCCGCGAAGTTCTCCTCCATGCCCAGCAGCGCGTTGATCAGGGCGAGCGGCAGCGCGGGCAGGAGGAGCAGGGCCGGCCGTCGCGCCACAGTGGCCGCCACCCGCTCGCCGCCCGCCGCGAAGGTGCCCGCGACCGGTGCGAGGAGCAGGCAGAAGGCCAGCAGGAGGACGACGAACCACAGGTGGCCGGTCTCGAAGTGGTCCCCTTCGAGGACGAAGGGGAAGTCGGCGAGGTCCGGGTGGACGGTGAGGAAACGCGGCCAGAAACGCCAGTACGACTCGTGGTAGCCGGGGTCGGCGGCGCGCAGCCGCAGCCACTGCGGAAGCGGGTTGAGTGCGAGTGTGGCGAAGACCAGGGGGACGCCGAGACGCACCAGGCGTTCGCGGGCGAAGCCGCCGGGGCCGCGGCGGCGGACGGAGTGCCGGGCGCCCAGCCCGGCCACCAGGAACAGCATGGGCATCGCCCACACCACACCGAACCCGGCGAGGACGGTGACGACGTCGGTGGTCCCGCCGTTCTTGACGTAGTAGTCGTCGTCGGGGGAGAAGACGAGGGCGGCGTGGAAGAACACCAGGCCGAGTACGACGAAGGACCGTAACGCGTCCAGTTCGCCGCGCCGGGGCGCGGCGGTCATGGGCTCGGGCTGCGCACTCATACGGCTCCCCCCGTACGACCTCCGCCACGTCCGGCCAGTGTCGGGGAGCGGCCGCTCGGAGGACAGGGTTCCGTAGGACGGGGCTGTCTCCGGCGCCGTCCGCCGGAGACAGCCCCCGCGCACAGTCGAGGCGGCCGCCTCTACCGCCTACTGCACGCCGTGCGGGCGGAACTGGATGCTGATGCGCGGTCCCGCGGCGCGTGTGGTCTTGGGGATGCAGTGCTCCCAGGTCCGCTGGCAGGAGCCGCCCATCACGACGAGGTCGCCGTGCCCCAGCGGTCTGCGCACGCTGTCGCCGCCGCGAGCGGGCCGCAGCAGCAGGTCGCGGGGTGCGCCCACCGAGAGGATGGCGACCATGGTGTCCTCGCGTGCGCCGCGGCCGATCCGGTCGCCGTGCCAGGCGACGCTGTCCCGGCCGTCGCGGTAGTAGCACAGGCCTGCCGTGGTGAAGGGCTCGCCGAGTTCGTCGGCGTAGTGGGCGGAGAGGGCTTCGCGCGCTTCCGCAAGCACCGGGTGGGGCAGTCGGTCGTCCGCGCCGTAGAACGCGAGCAGCCGGGGGACGTCGACGACGTGGTCGTACATCTTGCGCCGCTCCGCCCGCCACGGGACCTCGGCCGCCAGGTGTTCGAACAGGGCGTCGGATCCGGTGAGCCATCCGGGCAGCACGTCGATCCAGGCGCCCCAGCCGAGCTCGGTGCGGCGCAGCCCGCCGAGTGGGCCGAGCGCGAGCCGGTCGGCCTGGTCGAAGAGCGAGCCTTGGAGATGCCTGGGCATGGTTCCAGGGTACCCCTGATTCGAAAATCTGTTCCCATCGCGTTTTCCGTGGTCCCGCGATGCTCGCAAGACCTTTTGATACATCGATGTATCGGATACATTCGCGTATCAAACGGGAGGTCGGGATGGCGGTGGAGGGCGCGGCCAGGCGTGTGACCAGGCGCCGTGTCCGCACGCGGGCCAATCTGCTCGACGCCGCGTTCGCCGTGTTCGCGGCGAAGGGGTTCGGGCGGGTCTCCATCGAGGAGGTCTGCGAGGCCGCCGGCTACAGCCGGGGCGCCTTCTACTCCAACTTCGCCAGCCTCGACGAGTTGTTCTTCGCCCTGTACCAGCAGCGCGCGGACCTCATCGCGCAGCAGGTCGCCGACGCGCTCGATCTCGACGGGCCGGACCTGGACGTTCCCGCCTCGGTGGACCGGGTCACCGAGGTGCTCCTGCTCGACCGGGACTGGCTGCTGGTGAAGACGGACTTCCTGGTGCACGCCGCCCGCGATCCGGCCGTGGCCCGGACCCTGCTGGAGCACCGGGCCCGACTGCGCCGGGCGATCGCCGACCGGCTCGCCCGGGCACAGGGGCACACGGCGCTTCCCGCCGTGCTGGGCGACGCCGGTGCGGCCGCACACGCGGTGGTCGCCGCGTACGACGGAGTCACCACCCAACTGCTGCTCGACAAGGACGTCGAGCACGCCCGCGCCTGGCTCAAACAGCTGCTCACCGCGCTGCTGACCGACGGCAGCGGCAATCCCGAATGAGACCCTCATGAGAAAGGCAACGGTCGCCATGGATGCGGACGTCATCGTCGTCGGAGCCGGCCTCGCCGGACTGGTCGCGGCGCACGAACTCACCAGCCGGGGACGGCGTGTCGCCCTGGTCGACCAGGAGAACGCGGCCAACCTCGGCGGTCAGGCGTTCTGGTCCTTCGGCGGCCTGTTCCTCGTCGACTCCCCGGAGCAGCGACGCCTGGGCATCAAGGACTCCTTCGCCCTCGCCTGGAACGACTGGCAGGGCAGCGCACAGTTCGACCGCGCCGACGACGAGGACTCCTGGGCGGTGCGCTGGGCGCGCGCCTACGTCGAGTTCGCTGCGGGGGAGAAGCGCTCCTGGCTGGAGGGCCACGGCATCAAGCTGCTGCCCACCGTCGGCTGGGCCGAGCGCGGCGACCTGCGCGCCGACGGCCACGGCAACTCCGTGCCCCGCTTCCACATCGCCTGGGGGACCGGTACCGGGGTCGTGGAGCCGTTCGCCGACTACGCGAAGCAGGCCGCCCGCGAAGGGCTGCTCACCTTCCACCACCGCCACCGGGTCGACGCGCTCGTGATCGAGGACGGTGCGGCGCGCGGTGTGCGCGGCACGGTCCTCGCCGACGACGACTCGCCGCGCGGCGTCGCCTCCAACCGCGACCCGATCGGCGAGTTCGAACTGACCGCCCAGGCCGTGATCGTCACCAGCGGGGGCATCGGCGCCAACCACGACATCGTGCGCCGTTACTGGCCCGAGCGGCTGGGTACCCCGCCCACCGAGATGGTCACGGGCGTTCCCGCGTACGTCGACGGGCGCATGCTCGACATCAGCGCAGAGGCGGGCGTCCGGCTCGTCAACCGCGACCGCATGTGGCACTACACCGAGGGCCTGCAGAACTGGGACCCCATCTGGCCCGGCCACGGCATCCGCATCCTGCCCGGCCCGTCCTCGCTGTGGTTCGACGCCCTCGGCCGCCGCCTGCCCGACCCGTGCCTGCCGGGCTACGACACCCTCAGCACGCTCAGGCATCTGCGCACCACCGAGGACATCGCGGGCTACGACCACTCCTGGTTCATCCTGACCCGGAAGATCATCGAAAAGGAGTTCGCGCTCTCGGGCTCCGAGCAGAACCCCGACATCACCGCCAAGGACCGCAAGGCCGTCCTGCAGAACCGGCTCCTCGGCAAGGGCGCGCCCGGCCCGGTGCAGGCGTTCCTGCGCAACGGCGCCGACTTCGTGATCGCGGACACGCTCGAGCAACTCGTCGACAAGATGAACCAGCTGACCGACAAGGCGCTGCTCGACGCGGCCGAGGTGCGCCGCCAGATCGAGGCCCGCGATCTGCAGCTCGCCAACCCGTACTCCAAGGACACCCAGATCCAGGGCATCCGCAACGCCCGCCGCTACATCGGTGACCGCCTCGGGCGCGTCGCCACCCCGCACCGCATCCTCGATCCCGAGGCCGGACCGCTCATCGGCGTCAAGCTGCACGTCCTCACCCGCAAGACCCTCGGCGGCATCCAGACCGACCTCGACTCCCGCGCCCTCGGCGCCGACGGGCAGCCCATCGAGGGCCTGTACGCGGCGGGCGAGGTCGCCGGTTTCGGCGGCGGCGGCGTCCACGGCTACAACGCCCTCGAGGGGACCTTCCTCGGCGGCTGCCTGTTCTCGGGGCGAGCGGCGGGACGGGCGGCGGCGCAGCAGACGGGCTGAGGTCTTGGGTCTAGGGCCCTTCTGATGGATCTCCGTGGGAGAAGGAGCGGCGTCTGGTGCGTGCGCTCGGCGTGCGGCGTGGAGGGTCATGTGGCGGAGCCACCTGTCCCTTCGCGCCGTGCGGCATGGGGGTCCCCCGCTCGAGCGAAGCCGAGAGTGGGGGAGTGCGTGCCGGGCGTCGCGACGCCGCGGAGATCCGTCAGAAGGGCCCTAGTGGTCCGCCTCCAGGAGGCGGACCAGCACCGCCACGTGACTCTCCTCCGGTGACTTCGCCGAGGTCAGCAGTGTCACCGGGCCCTTCCCCGCCAACTCGCGGACGTGATCGAGGAGTTCGGCAGCCTCCGGGGCGGCCAGCTCCGCCTCGTAACGGCGCGCGAACTCCTCGTACGACCCCTCGCCCGCGTGGTACCAGCGGCGCAACTCGGTGGACGGGGTGAGGCCCTTGGGCCACTCGTCCACGTGCGCGGTGTCCTTGGAGACGCCGCGCGGCCAGAGCCGGTCGACCAGGACACGTACGCCGTCGTCGGACTCGGGCGGTTCGTAGATGCGGCGCACTCGGACGCTCACGGGCCGGCCTCTCTCGGATGACGGATGGTGCCGGGAGCGTACTGCGGCGGCCCCGGGCGGACGTGGCGCCGGGCGGGAGACTCGGCGTAACTTGACCTGATCGAGGGGGAATCCATGTCCGTCGAACTCTAGTCTGAGGGGGTTTGATCACACGCCACCCCCCAAGGAGCGCACGTGACGCAGCCCGACCAGCAGACCGGCAGACGCCCTGCCCTGCTCCGCCGCCAAGCCGTCGCCGCGACCGTCCCGGTCGCCGTGGCGGCCCTGCTCGCCGCCGCGGGCCCGGCGGCGGCCGGACCGGTCGGCGGTGCCGGCGTCGGCGACCCGTACTTCCCGCTCGCCGGAAACGGCGGCTACCACGTCCGCCACTACGGTCTGATGCTCCGTTACGACCCCGGCACCGGCCGCCTCGACGGCAAGGCGGTCCTCACCGCCCGCGCCACCCAGCGGCTGACCCGCTTCGACCTGGACTTCACCGGACTGAAGGTCACCGGACTGACCGTCGACCACGCCACGGCCCAGTACCGGCGCAGCGGCCAGGAACTCGTGGTCACCCCGCGCCACGCGCTGTGCAAGGGCCAGGAGTTCCGTATCACCGTCACCTACAGCGGCAAGCCCAAGCCTGTCACCGACCCGGACGGCTCCCTCGACGGCTGGATCCCCACCGACGACGGAGCCTTCGTCGCCGGAGAACCACAGGGCGCCATGACCTGGTTCCCCGCCAACAACCACCCACTGGACAAGTCCTCGTACGACTTCACCATCACGGTCCCGCAAGGGCGCACGGCGGTCGCCAACGGCGTCCTCCTCGGCCGGCGCACCGCACACGGGAAGACCACGTTCCGCTGGCACCAGCCCGAGCCGATGGCGGCCTACCTCGCCACCGCGACGGTCGGGAAGTTCGACGTCGAGCAGCACACCACCCGCAGCGGCATCAAGGTCTACAACGCCGTCGACCCCCGCGAGGCCCGCGCCGCGGCACCCGTCCTCAAGAAGCTGCCGTCGGTGCTGGACTGGGAGAGCAGCTCTTCGGGCCGTACCCGTACCGCGCCGCCGGTTCGATCGTGGACCGGGCCCCGAACGTGGGTTTCGCGCTGGAGACCCAGACCCGGCCCGTCTACGACAGTGCGCCGGATCTGAGCACCCTCGTCCACGAGAGCGCCCACCAGTGGTTCGGCGACTCCGTCTCCCTCACCACCTGGAAGGACATCTGGCTCAACGAGGGCTTCGCCACCTACGCCGAGTGGCTCTACGCCGAGCAGCACGGCGGCGACAGCGCGCAGAAGACCTTCGACGGCCTCTACGCCCGACCGGCGAGCGACGGGCTGTGGGAGTTCCCGCCCGGAGATCCCGGCACCGGCGCGAACATCTTCGGCACCCCCGTGTACGCGCGCGGCGCCATGGCCCTGCACCAACTCCGCAAGGCCGTAGGGGACTCCGCCTTCTTCCGGATCCTGCGGGCATGGGCGACCGGGCACCGCGACGGGCACGGAACCACCGCGCAGTTCGTCGCCCTGTCGGAGCAGGTGTCCGGAAAGCACCTGAACAAGGTGTTCCAGACATGGGTTTACACGCCCGGCAAGCCGAAACAGCCCTAGCACCTGACGAGTTCCTCACAAGTGTCGGCCAAGGTCGGCACATGATCACATGCAAGCCCCGGGTCGCACTGCTCGCCGCATCCCTCCTGCTCACCGGATGCGGCGGCGGTGCCGCGGCCACGACCGGCCAGGCCCCCGCCACTTCGGCACCGACGACGGGCTCGCCGACGCCCACGCCGGAGATCTCGATCGAGGTGGCCCCGCAACAGGTCCCCGGCCTCGGACCGAAGACCTGGGCGAAGGTGCCCGGCGAGTCGCGTCAGGTGGTCGTGGTGACCGGGCGTGGCAAGGACTCCCCGATCTCGACGGTCGTCCTGTACGAGCGCACCGAGGCCGGCTGGCAGGCCGGCGCGAGCTGGCCCGCGCACAACGCGCTCAAGGGCTGGAGCGACCACCACATGGCGGGCGACCTGCGCTCACCCATCGGTGTCTACACCCTCACGGACGCCGGAGGACTGCTCGGCGACCCGGGGACCCGGCTGCCGTACGACCGCTCCGTCGGATTCACCTCGCCCGGCACGGGATTCGAGGGCGAACCGCTGGCGGGATCCTTCGACTACGTCGTCGCCATCGACTACAACCGCGAGCGCGGCACTTCGCCCCTCGACTGGACGCGCCCGCTCGGCGCGGGCCGGGGCGGCGGCGTCTGGCTGCACGTCGACCACGGGGGCCCCACCCACGGCTGCGTCAGCATCGCCCGCGCACATATGAAGGAGTTGCTGCTGGCGCTGGACCCGAGCCGGCACCCCGCCGTAGTGATGGGCGACCACACGTCCCTCGCTCGCTGAACACTTAGGATCCGCCGAGTGTGTGCACATGTACTGGTCGCGGAGGACGACGAGATGCAGGCCGAACTCATACGCCGGTCCCTGCTCGCGGAGGGTCACACCGCCACGGTGGTCCACGACGGCGCCGCAGCGCTCGACGCGGTGCGGCGCGACCGTCCCGACCTGGTCGTCCTGGACCTCATGCTCCCGGTGATCGACGGCTTCGGGGTGTGCCGCGTGCTGCGCCGGGACGACGACATCCCGGTGCTGATGCTCACCGCGCGCTCCACCGAGGACGACGTCCTGCTCGGCCTGGAGCTCGGCGCGGACGACTACATGACCAAGCCGTACAGCCCGCGTGAACTGATGGCCCGTATCCGCACGATCCTTCGGCGCAGCGGGCGCGCGGTCACCGACCGGCGCGACGATCCCGTCGTACGTGCGGCCGGGATCAGCGTCGATCCGGAGCGGCACGAGGTGCGGTGCGACGGCGAACCCGTGGAGTGCACGCCGGCCGAGTTCGAGATTCTGCTCGCCATGGCCGCCGAGCCCGAACGGGTCTTCTCCCGAAGGCAGTTGCTGCAGTGCACCCGCGGCTTGGACCGGGCCTCCACCGAGCGGGCCGTCGACGTGCACATCATGAACCTGCGCCGGAAGATCGAGGCGGATCCCCGCAAACCGGTCCGGCTGCTGACCGTGTTCGGCGTCGGATACAAGCTCAGCGGCGGCCGCCCGTGAGCCGCCGTCCCGCGATACCCCTGCGCAAGCGCCTGCTGGTACGCCTGCTGATCGCTTCGGCCGTGATCGCCGTGTTCTCGGTGGCGGCCACGGCATGGCTGGCGATGGAGACCACGACCCGCGCCCTGAAGGAGGAGCAGGGGCAGGCTCTCGCCGACGACATGGACATCCTTGCGCAGCTCAGTGGTTACGCCGCCGTCCACCCCGACTGGACGGGAGTCGAGGACACCGTCCGAGCCCTGTCCGCGAGAACCGGTCGGCGGATCGCCCTCACGACCACCGACCGCACTCCGATCGCCGACTCCGCACCCCGCGGCACGTCCTTCCCGCTGCGCGCCGCGGCCACCGTCGATCCCCTGCACACCGACACGTACACCGAACGCGGCGCCCAGCTCAGCGGCATCGATCCGCGTGTGGTGGGCCCGTACGAGCTGTCCGCCGCCGAGCGCGCCCGGCTCGACGCGATGGCGGAGAAACGGCAGAAGTGCTTCGCCCGCGAGCACATCGAGACCACCATCGTGCACAAACCCAGCGGTCGCCCCTTCCTCACCGACGCCGACGGCCCCGTCGACTCCGGCTATGTGCCCGACGCCTGCGCCGACGGGCTGCTCAACACCGTGACAGCCACCGAGGAAAAGGCCCTGGGCCGGCTGAACTCGCTCACCGAGCCCTGCCTGAAGCGCGCGGGGCTGGGGGAGCGCCTGCCGGTGTTCCTCGGGCTCGACACCACGAACGGCGATCTCGGCAGCCCCAGCACCTACGCGAAGTTCGCCGACGTGGGAGACGCGGACACCGTACGAAAGGCGCAGAGCTGCATCGACGAAGCGCGCCGCGCCCAGTTCGACCCCTACGTCGCCCCCACGGCCGAGCTGTTCCTGGGCGGCGGGGACAGCGTCGCGCCCCGCTTCGACATGTCACCGACGAACAAGGCGAAACTGGTCGGCGCGGCGGGTCTGGTCCTCGCGGTCACCGTCGCGGTGACCGCCGTGGTCGCCACCCGTCTCGTACGGCCCCTGCGCGCGCTGACCGAGGCCGCCCAGCAGCCGCCGGAGGCGCACGCGCGCGTGCCCGTCACCACGCGGGACGAGACCGGCCTGCTGGCCGAGGCGTTCAACGACCTCGCCGAGCGCCGGGAGCGGCTCGAGGCCCAGCGCAAGGCCATGGTCAGCGACATCGCCCACGAACTGCGCAGCCCGCTCACCAACATCCGCGGCTGGCTGGAGGTCACCAGGGACGGCGTCGTCGATCCGAACCCGGCTCTGCTCGCGTCCCTGCACGAGGAGTCCCTGGTGCTCCAGCGGATCATCGACGACCTCCAGGATCTCGCCGCCGCCGACGCCGGCACCCTGCGCCTGCATCGCGAGCCCGTACGCGCCGGTGACCTGCTCGACCAGGTCGGCGCCGCCCATCGCG includes these proteins:
- a CDS encoding sensor histidine kinase translates to MSRRPAIPLRKRLLVRLLIASAVIAVFSVAATAWLAMETTTRALKEEQGQALADDMDILAQLSGYAAVHPDWTGVEDTVRALSARTGRRIALTTTDRTPIADSAPRGTSFPLRAAATVDPLHTDTYTERGAQLSGIDPRVVGPYELSAAERARLDAMAEKRQKCFAREHIETTIVHKPSGRPFLTDADGPVDSGYVPDACADGLLNTVTATEEKALGRLNSLTEPCLKRAGLGERLPVFLGLDTTNGDLGSPSTYAKFADVGDADTVRKAQSCIDEARRAQFDPYVAPTAELFLGGGDSVAPRFDMSPTNKAKLVGAAGLVLAVTVAVTAVVATRLVRPLRALTEAAQQPPEAHARVPVTTRDETGLLAEAFNDLAERRERLEAQRKAMVSDIAHELRSPLTNIRGWLEVTRDGVVDPNPALLASLHEESLVLQRIIDDLQDLAAADAGTLRLHREPVRAGDLLDQVGAAHRVAADAAEVALPILVEGDPWLDADPVRMRQVLGNLVSNAIRHTPPDGTITLAARRDGDEVVFEVTDTGNGIAPGDLPHVFDRFWRAEKSRSRRTGGSGLGLAIVRDLVAAHGGTVGAASEPGAGAVFTLRLPGMAAPEDA